GGCCCCGGGCCGTTCCGAGGGGCGGGGCCGGGGCGCTCAGGGGTACGGGATGGCCGGTGCGGCGGACCGGCCGTCCTGGCCGGCGGCACGGACGGATCCGGTCGTGCGGTGAGCGGACGGACACCACGCTCACGGCGTCGGACGGGTCAGGTCGGGTGGGTTCGCGGCGTCTGCACTCTTCGTCCCCCTCGCACTGAACGTCACCCGTACGGCCTGCGCACAGCACCCTACATCGGTACTCCCCTCCGCCCCGTGCCGAATACCCGACCGCACCGCCCGCGCGGACCGCTCCGGTCCCGGCGGTGGGGCGCTACGGCCGCCATCGCCCCGAACGGTAGGCGTCCAGCAGGTTCCGGCTCGCGACCGTGAAGGGGTGCTCGGGGCCGAGGCCGCGGTCCCGCCGCTCGACGACGTCGGTCATCAGGGCGATCCCCTCCTCCCTGTGTCCGAGCGCGGCTCGGGTCCGGGAGAGGAGCTGCCGGGCGGCGAGCACGATCGGGTACTCGGGCCCGAACCGCCGCTCATACGTCTCGGCGACCTGCCGGATCTCCCGGTCGGCCTCGTCGAAGCGGCCCAGGAGGTACAGCGCCCACGCGTGGTTGTGCCGGGCGCCGAGTGTCACGGTGTGGTCGGGACCCAGGACGCGTTCGCACTCCGACGGCAGCGAGAGCAGTGCGCCGCCCTCCTCGGTGACCACCTCGGCGGCGGGCAGCATCTCCAGCAGGCCGGCGCGGGCCCGCAGAGTCAGCGGATGCCCGGCGCCCAGCGCGGAGCGCCGCCCGGCGACGGTGTCACGGAGCAGTGCGACGGCTTCCTCCCGTCTGCCGAGGTTCGCCAGCACGAGCTGGAGGCCGTAGCCGCTGTCCGTGGTGTCGGGGTCGTCGGCGCCGAACAGTCGCTCCTGGGTGTCCCGGACCGTGCGGAGTACCGCTTCGGCCTCGGCGTACCGGCCCAGCCGGAACAGTGCCCGCCCTGCCCTGGAGCGGGCGGCGAGGACCGTACGGTGGTCCGCGTCGAGGTGCCGCTGCGCGAGATCGGCGGCGTTGCGGGCGGTCTCCCGGGCGGAGACGTAGTCACCGGTCCGGTGCAGGGCGGTGGCCAGCCGCGTCGTGACGGCCAGGGCGTCGGCGGCGGACGACTCGCCGACGTGCCCGAGCAGGGCCAGCGCGTGAGGAACGAGCAGCCGCAGCCGGGGATCGTGCGGACCGGCGTCGGGTATGGCGGGCACGGCCGCGTCGAGCAACTGGACGGCTGTCGTGTCGAGAGGCAGATGCCCGGTCGGGCCGAGCGGGTCGGTCACGGAGCGACCGCGCGCACGAGGAGCGTCCCGATGTGCCCCGGGTGCGGCGCGTCGAGCACCTGCGCGTCGGCCGTGGCGAACCCGGCTCGGGTGAGCAGGCGCTCCCAGACGGCCGGCCGGTAGCTGTAGCGGTAGGTGAACATCGCCTTTCCGGCGAAGCCTCCCTTGTACATGCCCTGCGGCCCGTACGCGCCCGGGATGGCGGGCGGCTGCGAGAACACAAAGACACCGCCGGGCCCGAGCCTCCGGCGGACAAGGGGGAAGAGACGGCTCGGGTCGGTGAACCAGGCGGCTCCGAAGATCGAGTAGACGGCGTCGTACACCTCCTCGTGCCCGCTCAG
This genomic window from Streptomyces thermolilacinus SPC6 contains:
- a CDS encoding tetratricopeptide repeat protein — protein: MTDPLGPTGHLPLDTTAVQLLDAAVPAIPDAGPHDPRLRLLVPHALALLGHVGESSAADALAVTTRLATALHRTGDYVSARETARNAADLAQRHLDADHRTVLAARSRAGRALFRLGRYAEAEAVLRTVRDTQERLFGADDPDTTDSGYGLQLVLANLGRREEAVALLRDTVAGRRSALGAGHPLTLRARAGLLEMLPAAEVVTEEGGALLSLPSECERVLGPDHTVTLGARHNHAWALYLLGRFDEADREIRQVAETYERRFGPEYPIVLAARQLLSRTRAALGHREEGIALMTDVVERRDRGLGPEHPFTVASRNLLDAYRSGRWRP
- a CDS encoding class I SAM-dependent methyltransferase; translation: MPAQHDIAAETELWDTFAASAFREDAEPSFCWTQYAGHGPGPELLGDPRRVLEIGCGTGRALAHLAERGVVARGVDLSPVMVEKTTTKWNGTGAEFVCCEVLEYLSGHEEVYDAVYSIFGAAWFTDPSRLFPLVRRRLGPGGVFVFSQPPAIPGAYGPQGMYKGGFAGKAMFTYRYSYRPAVWERLLTRAGFATADAQVLDAPHPGHIGTLLVRAVAP